A window from Pseudomonas sp. Tri1 encodes these proteins:
- a CDS encoding FadR/GntR family transcriptional regulator, with protein MISSSTVVNSVVEKLRAALARGQWRSGDMLPGQRELAEQLGISRPSLREAVIVLETLGLVRSMPGKGVVVLEATFSDTAGESSAMAGASLEDVLQLRYTLEPFIVGLVAQSISSKEVGQLRLTLMDMREALEANDSDACANAYIAFHEELFALTSNPIFQNVVQQTSNALKQSADVLRNSPEHLAERLEENEAVVRAIRGKNSAQASAEMRRHILREGQRMGIELNIPDDSLGT; from the coding sequence GTGATCAGTTCATCAACCGTCGTCAATTCCGTGGTGGAGAAACTCCGTGCCGCCCTGGCCCGGGGCCAATGGCGTTCGGGCGACATGCTGCCCGGTCAGCGTGAACTGGCCGAGCAACTGGGTATCAGCCGGCCAAGTCTGCGTGAAGCGGTGATTGTGCTGGAGACCCTGGGACTGGTGCGCTCGATGCCCGGCAAGGGCGTCGTGGTGCTGGAGGCCACGTTCAGCGATACGGCCGGTGAAAGCAGTGCCATGGCCGGTGCGAGCCTGGAAGATGTGCTGCAACTGCGCTACACCCTGGAGCCCTTCATCGTCGGCCTTGTGGCCCAGTCCATCAGCAGCAAGGAAGTCGGCCAGTTGCGCCTGACCCTCATGGACATGCGCGAAGCCCTGGAAGCCAACGACAGCGACGCCTGCGCCAACGCCTACATCGCTTTTCATGAAGAGCTGTTTGCCCTGACCTCCAACCCAATCTTCCAGAACGTGGTCCAGCAGACCAGCAACGCGCTCAAGCAAAGCGCTGATGTACTGCGTAATTCGCCCGAGCACCTGGCCGAACGCCTGGAAGAGAACGAAGCCGTGGTGCGCGCCATCCGTGGCAAGAACAGCGCCCAGGCCAGCGCTGAAATGCGTCGGCACATTCTCAGGGAAGGCCAGCGCATGGGCATCGAACTGAATATTCCGGACGACAGCCTCGGCACTTGA
- a CDS encoding GntR family transcriptional regulator, which yields MNNLVSHQHNCNVLAGLPLPGRIGKPSVDDIYPRIFDAILEQRIAPASRFTEESLGDVFGVSRSIIRRVLARLSHQQVVILRPNHRPQVAAPDLEQTRQILHARRLAEQTLVRLACKAPQPQDLRRLRELVEQEQRCLDRGERGPAIRLSGEFHLHLAAMAGNAPLAQFLGSLVPLTSLALARHEIKSRRHCAWQEHLAIVEAVEGGNANEAVRLMDEHLDHLEQKLTIR from the coding sequence ATGAACAATCTCGTTTCCCATCAACATAACTGCAACGTGCTCGCCGGCCTGCCTCTGCCCGGCCGGATCGGCAAACCGTCGGTGGACGATATCTACCCGCGGATCTTCGATGCCATCCTCGAACAACGCATTGCTCCGGCCAGCCGTTTCACCGAGGAAAGCCTGGGGGATGTATTCGGTGTCAGCCGCAGCATCATTCGCCGCGTCCTGGCGCGCCTGTCTCACCAGCAAGTGGTGATCCTGCGCCCGAACCATCGACCACAAGTCGCAGCGCCGGACCTGGAACAGACGCGGCAGATCCTGCACGCCCGTCGCCTGGCCGAACAGACCCTGGTGCGCCTGGCCTGCAAGGCACCGCAACCGCAGGATCTACGGCGCCTGCGAGAGCTGGTGGAACAGGAACAGCGCTGCCTGGATCGCGGCGAGCGCGGCCCGGCGATACGCCTGTCCGGCGAGTTTCACCTGCACTTGGCGGCCATGGCCGGTAACGCGCCATTGGCGCAATTCCTCGGCAGCCTGGTGCCATTGACCTCGCTGGCCCTGGCGCGGCACGAGATAAAGTCCCGCAGGCATTGCGCCTGGCAGGAGCATCTGGCGATCGTCGAGGCCGTGGAAGGCGGTAATGCTAATGAGGCAGTGCGGCTGATGGACGAGCACCTGGACCATCTGGAGCAAAAGCTGACGATCAGATAG
- a CDS encoding YbdD/YjiX family protein translates to MFNDLSRLGKYLGQAARLMVGMPDYDNYVEHMQTKHPDKPLMDYEAFFRERQEARYGGKGGPKCC, encoded by the coding sequence ATGTTCAATGACTTGAGTCGCCTCGGTAAATACCTCGGTCAGGCCGCGCGCCTGATGGTCGGCATGCCCGACTACGACAACTACGTCGAGCACATGCAAACCAAGCACCCGGACAAACCGCTGATGGACTACGAGGCGTTCTTCCGCGAACGCCAGGAGGCCCGTTACGGTGGCAAGGGTGGGCCCAAGTGCTGTTGA
- a CDS encoding bifunctional diguanylate cyclase/phosphodiesterase: MSKVTPTLSPRAPAAVPGSPLRGTLKGALATLVLLLLGLLFWQLLDQLRETQQQQRQYTIDYTADLAAQVSLNMALNAQIALNLLPIVEQPQTADEQQALLRKLQQSLPELRSLALLSPSGKVLSDSDAQSQDADYLGELVRRSHAQAHYFSNAEDGSVVHLLLHQATGSTRGYWALRLNPSFFSTLTKQVDVGLRPLWLVENRLNQQIISRDEGLPSASATRLSPDDLNNTVLTVPLSSSDWQLRGLFDRRQVIEQLLPAFVGKCLLGLAFSLLPVIALLSMRRRQRQLHEGRRRYQDIFEGTGVALCVLDLSGLKAFFERAGLHNGDQLRAWMKTSHQIEQLRQEVHVTEVNQMALKLLNVDSCDQAWQLLVGKGAQDHNPVGSKLLEALLDQHKQLELEIRLQDAHGRDQHLWLVLRLPERQQDYNAVILSISDITSRKLIELSLLEREGFWSDVVRTVPDHLYVQDVISQRMIFSNHHLGQTLGYDRTELQQMGEYFWEILLHSEDADHYHCLRQEQRRAGYAQLLQCQLRFRHRNGKWRRFDIREQALARDRYDQVTRIIGVAKDITEQIEASESLRDSEQRYRMLAESISDVIFSTDNKLSLNYVSPSVQAVLGYTADWIFQNGWQSTIANPQQLTGIYTLMDRVSKALDKPEQLAELRNQMQTQLFLFDCLRADGRKIPIELRLVLVWDENGAFEGVLGVGRDISQQRRAEKDLRMAATVFEHSTSAILITDPAGYIVQANEAFSRVSGYAVSQVLDQLPNMLTVDEQQEAHLRYVLKQLQQHSTWEGEVWLKRRNGEHYPAWVGITAVLDDEGDLASYVCFFSDISERKASEQRIHRLAYYDALTHLPNRTLFQDRLHTALQSAERQKTWVVLMFLDLDRFKPINDSLGHAAGDRMLKEMATRLLGCVADDDTVARMGGDEFTLLLQPRASREMALNRAITVAEQILASLVRPFVLEGREFFVTASIGIALSPQDGNELSQLMKNADTAMYHAKERGKNNFQFYQADMNASALERLELESDLRHALEQNEFVLYYQPQFSGDGKRLTGTEALLRWRHPRRGLVPPGDFIPVLEELGLVVDVGDWVISEACRQLRTWHQAKVRVPKVSVNISARQFSDGQLGTRIANILRSTGLPPACLELELTESILMREVSEAMQILDGLKNLGLSIAVDDFGTGYSSLNYLKQFPIDVLKIDRTFVDGLPSGEQDAQIARAIIAMAHSLNLAVIAEGVETHEQLDFLREHGCDEVQGYLFGRPMPANRFEAQFSNDALFMLD; encoded by the coding sequence TTGTCCAAAGTCACGCCGACCCTGTCCCCACGCGCACCGGCTGCTGTGCCCGGCTCCCCCCTGCGCGGGACATTGAAAGGCGCACTGGCCACGCTGGTGCTGCTGTTGCTCGGATTACTCTTCTGGCAGTTACTCGACCAACTGCGCGAAACCCAGCAGCAACAGCGCCAATACACTATCGACTACACCGCCGATCTGGCCGCGCAAGTCAGCCTGAACATGGCCCTGAACGCGCAAATCGCCCTCAACCTGCTACCCATCGTCGAACAACCGCAAACGGCCGACGAACAGCAGGCCCTGTTGCGCAAACTCCAGCAATCGTTGCCCGAGCTGCGTAGCCTGGCATTGCTGAGCCCCTCCGGCAAAGTACTCAGTGACAGCGATGCCCAGAGCCAGGACGCTGACTACCTGGGTGAACTGGTACGCCGAAGTCATGCCCAGGCGCACTATTTCAGCAATGCAGAAGACGGTTCCGTGGTGCACCTGCTGTTGCACCAGGCCACCGGCAGCACCCGCGGCTATTGGGCCCTGCGCCTGAACCCAAGCTTTTTCTCGACCCTGACCAAACAGGTCGATGTCGGCTTGCGCCCGCTGTGGCTGGTGGAAAACCGCCTCAACCAGCAGATCATCAGTCGCGACGAAGGGCTGCCCTCGGCCAGCGCTACCCGTCTATCGCCGGATGACCTGAACAACACCGTGCTGACCGTGCCCTTGAGCAGCAGCGACTGGCAGCTGCGCGGGCTGTTCGACCGTCGCCAGGTGATCGAACAACTGCTGCCGGCCTTCGTCGGCAAATGCCTGCTGGGCCTGGCGTTTTCGTTGTTGCCGGTGATTGCCCTGCTGAGCATGCGCCGGCGCCAGCGCCAACTGCACGAAGGTCGTCGTCGCTACCAGGATATTTTCGAAGGCACTGGCGTGGCCCTGTGCGTGCTCGATCTGTCGGGGCTCAAGGCCTTTTTTGAGCGGGCCGGCTTGCACAATGGCGATCAATTGCGCGCCTGGATGAAAACCTCTCATCAAATCGAGCAATTGCGCCAGGAAGTTCACGTCACCGAAGTCAACCAGATGGCGTTGAAGCTGCTCAACGTCGACTCCTGCGATCAGGCCTGGCAACTGCTGGTCGGCAAGGGTGCGCAGGACCACAACCCCGTTGGTTCGAAGCTGCTCGAAGCACTGCTCGACCAACACAAGCAACTGGAGCTGGAAATCAGGCTCCAGGACGCCCATGGCCGTGATCAGCACCTGTGGCTGGTACTGCGCCTGCCGGAAAGACAGCAAGACTATAACGCCGTCATCCTCAGCATCAGCGACATCACCAGCCGCAAGCTGATCGAGCTCTCGCTGCTTGAACGAGAAGGCTTCTGGTCCGACGTGGTGCGCACCGTACCGGATCATCTCTACGTGCAGGACGTCATCAGCCAGCGGATGATCTTCAGCAACCATCACCTGGGCCAGACCCTGGGGTACGACCGCACCGAGCTGCAACAGATGGGCGAGTACTTCTGGGAAATCCTGCTGCACAGCGAAGACGCCGATCATTACCATTGCCTGCGCCAGGAACAACGCCGGGCCGGTTACGCGCAACTGCTGCAATGCCAGCTGCGCTTTCGTCATCGCAATGGCAAATGGCGGCGTTTCGACATCCGTGAACAGGCCCTGGCCCGGGACCGCTACGACCAGGTGACACGGATCATCGGCGTCGCCAAGGACATCACCGAGCAGATCGAGGCCAGTGAATCGCTGCGTGACAGCGAACAACGCTACCGGATGCTCGCTGAAAGCATCAGCGATGTGATTTTCTCCACCGACAACAAGCTCTCGCTCAACTATGTCAGCCCGTCGGTACAGGCAGTGCTGGGCTACACCGCCGATTGGATCTTCCAGAACGGCTGGCAATCGACCATCGCCAATCCACAGCAGCTGACCGGCATCTACACCCTGATGGACCGGGTCAGCAAGGCCCTCGACAAGCCCGAACAATTGGCCGAGCTGCGCAACCAGATGCAAACCCAGCTGTTCCTGTTCGACTGTCTGCGCGCCGACGGGCGCAAGATCCCCATCGAACTGCGACTGGTGCTGGTGTGGGATGAAAACGGCGCGTTCGAAGGCGTGCTCGGCGTGGGTCGCGATATCAGCCAGCAGCGACGCGCCGAAAAAGACCTGCGCATGGCCGCCACGGTGTTCGAACATTCGACCTCGGCGATCCTGATCACCGACCCGGCCGGCTACATCGTCCAGGCCAACGAAGCCTTCAGCCGCGTCAGTGGTTATGCAGTGTCGCAAGTGCTGGACCAACTGCCCAACATGCTGACCGTGGACGAGCAGCAGGAAGCCCACTTGCGCTACGTGCTCAAGCAGCTGCAACAGCACAGCACCTGGGAGGGCGAAGTCTGGCTCAAGCGCCGCAATGGCGAACATTACCCGGCTTGGGTCGGCATCACAGCGGTGCTGGACGACGAAGGCGACCTGGCCAGCTATGTGTGTTTTTTCAGCGACATCAGCGAGCGCAAGGCCAGCGAGCAACGGATCCATCGCCTGGCCTACTACGACGCCCTGACCCACCTGCCCAACCGCACGCTGTTCCAGGACCGCCTGCACACCGCGCTGCAATCGGCCGAGCGGCAGAAGACTTGGGTCGTGTTGATGTTCCTCGACCTGGACCGTTTCAAACCGATCAACGACTCCCTGGGCCATGCCGCCGGCGACCGGATGCTCAAGGAGATGGCCACGCGCCTGCTCGGCTGCGTGGCCGACGACGACACCGTGGCGCGCATGGGCGGCGACGAATTCACCCTGCTGCTGCAACCGCGCGCCAGTCGGGAAATGGCATTGAACCGGGCCATTACCGTGGCCGAACAGATCCTCGCCAGCCTGGTCCGACCCTTCGTGCTCGAAGGTCGGGAGTTCTTCGTCACCGCCAGTATCGGTATCGCCCTGAGCCCCCAGGACGGCAACGAGCTGAGCCAGTTGATGAAAAACGCCGACACCGCCATGTACCACGCCAAGGAGCGAGGCAAGAACAACTTCCAGTTCTACCAGGCCGACATGAACGCCAGCGCCCTGGAGCGCCTGGAGCTGGAAAGCGACCTGCGCCATGCCCTGGAGCAGAACGAGTTCGTGCTGTATTACCAGCCGCAGTTCAGCGGTGATGGCAAACGTTTGACCGGCACCGAGGCCCTGCTGCGCTGGCGTCATCCACGACGCGGACTGGTGCCGCCGGGGGACTTCATTCCGGTGCTCGAAGAACTCGGGCTGGTGGTGGACGTCGGCGACTGGGTCATCAGCGAGGCCTGTCGCCAACTCAGGACCTGGCACCAGGCCAAGGTCCGGGTGCCGAAGGTCTCGGTCAACATTTCCGCCCGACAGTTTTCCGACGGCCAGCTCGGCACGCGCATCGCCAATATCCTGCGCAGCACCGGTCTGCCGCCAGCCTGCCTGGAGCTGGAACTGACCGAAAGTATCCTGATGCGTGAAGTCAGCGAGGCGATGCAGATCCTCGACGGCTTGAAAAACCTCGGGTTGAGCATTGCGGTGGATGACTTCGGCACCGGTTATTCGTCGCTCAACTACCTCAAGCAATTCCCCATCGATGTGCTGAAGATCGACCGCACCTTTGTCGACGGCCTGCCCTCCGGCGAGCAGGACGCCCAGATCGCCCGGGCAATCATCGCCATGGCCCATAGCCTCAACCTGGCAGTGATCGCCGAAGGCGTCGAGACCCACGAGCAATTGGACTTTCTGCGCGAGCACGGCTGCGACGAGGTCCAGGGCTACCTGTTCGGCCGGCCGATGCCGGCTAATCGGTTTGAAGCGCAGTTCAGCAATGATGCGTTGTTCATGCTCGACTGA
- the yjiA gene encoding GTPase, producing MSSPIPVTILSGFLGAGKTTLLRHLLKAEHGLKIAVIENEFSDAGIDTQLLGDEPVQVMTLANGCVCCTIHTDLTKALYLLLERLDSGEIAFDRLVIECTGLADPAPVAQTFFIDEDLRERYILDGILTLVDAAHADVHLAQAIAQAQVGFADRLLLSKTDLVDAAQVEALGERLTRINRRAPIRVVEHGKIDLAELLDIRGFNLNADLGAGFSLRPVGKATPGDRISSLVLRTDKPLDIDKLSEFMNQLLEAHGKQLLRYKGVLNIANEPRRLVFQGVLKLYGFDWDTEWAPDEPRESVIVFIADELPEEKIRAGFDAILL from the coding sequence TTGTCCTCTCCCATCCCGGTCACCATCCTCAGCGGCTTCCTCGGCGCCGGCAAGACCACGTTGTTGCGCCATCTGCTCAAGGCCGAGCATGGCCTGAAAATCGCCGTGATCGAGAACGAATTCAGCGATGCCGGCATCGACACGCAACTGCTCGGCGACGAGCCGGTGCAAGTCATGACCCTGGCCAACGGCTGTGTGTGCTGCACCATCCATACCGACCTGACCAAGGCCCTTTACCTGCTGCTGGAGCGGCTGGACAGTGGTGAGATCGCTTTCGATCGCCTGGTCATCGAGTGCACCGGCCTGGCTGACCCGGCCCCGGTAGCACAGACGTTTTTCATCGACGAGGACCTGCGCGAGCGCTACATCCTCGATGGGATCCTGACCCTGGTGGACGCCGCTCACGCCGATGTCCACCTGGCCCAGGCCATCGCCCAGGCTCAGGTGGGGTTCGCCGATCGCCTGCTTTTGAGCAAGACCGACCTGGTGGACGCCGCCCAGGTCGAGGCCCTTGGCGAGCGCCTGACGCGCATCAACCGACGGGCGCCGATCAGGGTGGTTGAACACGGCAAGATCGATCTGGCCGAACTGCTCGATATCCGTGGTTTCAATCTCAATGCCGACCTGGGCGCGGGGTTCAGTTTGCGCCCGGTCGGCAAGGCAACCCCAGGTGACCGCATCAGCAGCCTCGTGCTGCGCACCGACAAACCGCTGGATATCGACAAGCTCAGCGAGTTCATGAACCAGTTGCTGGAAGCGCATGGCAAGCAGTTGCTGCGCTACAAGGGCGTGTTGAACATCGCCAATGAACCCCGGCGATTGGTGTTCCAGGGCGTGCTCAAGCTGTACGGTTTCGATTGGGACACTGAATGGGCCCCGGATGAGCCTCGGGAAAGCGTTATCGTATTTATCGCCGACGAGCTGCCCGAGGAAAAAATCCGCGCAGGCTTCGACGCCATCCTACTTTGA
- a CDS encoding C4-dicarboxylate transporter DctA, with translation MLKWCSRSIFLQVVLGLVLGIVCGLTLPEYSAQLKPLGDGFIKLIKMLIGLIVFCVVVSGISGAGDLKKVGRIGLKSVIYFEVLTTIALVLGLVLAFSTGIGSGANIHLEQFSSADMGDIAQRGQHMVTTTQFLMNLIPTSVIGAFADNNILQVLLFSVLFGSALNLVGDAASGISRLINELSHVIFRIMGMIVRLAPIGVFGAIAFTTSKYGLDSLQHLGSLVGLFYLTCIAFVAVILGLVMRASGLPMLPFLKYLREELLIVLGTASSDAVLPQIMRKLEHLGIGSSTVGLVIPTGYSFNLDGFSIYLTLAIVFIANATGTPLALSDLLTILLVSLITSKGAHGIPGSALVILAATLTAIPAIPVVGLVLVLAVDWFMGIGRALTNLIGNCVATVAIARWEKDIDVPRARKVLSGQQGYAFQSRKPVGSAHHQQF, from the coding sequence ATGCTCAAATGGTGCTCGCGGTCGATCTTCCTTCAAGTTGTCCTCGGACTGGTGCTCGGCATCGTCTGCGGGCTTACCCTTCCCGAATACTCTGCACAGCTCAAACCCCTCGGCGACGGCTTTATCAAGCTGATCAAGATGCTCATCGGCCTGATCGTGTTCTGCGTGGTGGTCAGCGGTATCTCCGGTGCCGGCGACCTGAAGAAGGTCGGACGCATTGGTCTCAAGTCGGTGATTTACTTCGAAGTGCTCACCACCATCGCCCTGGTCCTCGGCCTGGTGCTGGCCTTCAGCACCGGCATCGGCAGCGGCGCGAACATTCATCTGGAGCAGTTTTCCAGCGCAGACATGGGGGATATCGCTCAGCGTGGCCAACACATGGTCACCACCACTCAGTTCCTCATGAACCTGATTCCGACTTCGGTGATCGGTGCGTTCGCCGATAACAACATCCTGCAGGTGTTGCTGTTCTCGGTACTGTTCGGCAGTGCGTTGAATCTGGTGGGCGACGCGGCTTCCGGCATTTCGCGGTTGATCAACGAACTCAGCCACGTGATTTTTCGCATCATGGGCATGATCGTGCGCCTGGCCCCTATCGGCGTGTTCGGCGCCATTGCCTTCACCACCAGCAAATACGGCCTGGACTCGTTGCAGCACTTGGGCAGCCTCGTCGGGCTGTTCTACCTGACCTGCATCGCTTTTGTCGCGGTGATCCTGGGCCTGGTCATGCGCGCGTCGGGCCTGCCGATGCTGCCGTTCCTCAAATACCTGCGCGAAGAGCTGCTCATCGTCCTCGGCACCGCTTCGTCCGACGCCGTGCTGCCACAGATCATGCGCAAGCTCGAACACCTCGGGATCGGCAGCTCCACCGTGGGCTTGGTCATTCCCACCGGTTATTCGTTCAACCTCGACGGTTTTTCGATTTATCTGACCTTGGCGATTGTCTTCATTGCCAACGCGACCGGTACGCCCCTGGCCCTGAGCGATCTGTTGACCATCCTGCTGGTGTCGCTGATCACCTCCAAGGGCGCTCACGGGATTCCCGGCTCGGCGCTGGTGATCCTGGCCGCCACACTGACAGCGATCCCGGCGATCCCGGTGGTCGGCCTGGTGCTGGTGCTGGCCGTGGACTGGTTCATGGGCATCGGTCGCGCACTGACCAACCTGATCGGCAACTGCGTGGCCACCGTGGCGATTGCCCGCTGGGAAAAAGACATCGATGTCCCTCGGGCGCGCAAAGTACTGTCGGGCCAACAAGGTTATGCCTTTCAATCGAGAAAACCGGTGGGCAGCGCCCATCATCAGCAATTCTGA
- the glyA gene encoding serine hydroxymethyltransferase: MFSRDLTIAKYDADLFAAMEQEAQRQEEHIELIASENYTSPAVMEAQGSVLTNKYAEGYPGKRYYGGCEFVDVVEQLAIDRAKELFGADYANVQPHAGSQANAAVYLALLSAGDTILGMSLAHGGHLTHGASVSSSGKLYNAIQYGIDGNGLIDYDEVERLALEHKPKMIVAGFSAYSQILDFPRFREIADKVGAYLFVDMAHVAGLVAAGVYPNPVPFADVVTTTTHKTLRGPRGGLILARANADIEKKLNSAVFPGAQGGPLEHVIAAKAICFKEALQPEFKAYQQQVVKNAKAMAGVFIERGFDVVSGGTENHLFLLSLIKQDISGKDADAALGKAFITVNKNSVPNDPRSPFVTSGLRFGTPAVTTRGFKEAECKELAGWICDILADLNNEAVIDAVREKVKAICKKLPVYGA; the protein is encoded by the coding sequence ATGTTCAGCCGTGATTTGACTATTGCCAAGTACGACGCCGATCTCTTTGCCGCCATGGAGCAAGAAGCTCAGCGCCAGGAAGAGCACATTGAGCTGATCGCTTCGGAAAACTACACCAGCCCTGCGGTGATGGAAGCTCAAGGCTCGGTACTGACCAACAAATACGCCGAAGGCTACCCAGGCAAGCGCTACTACGGCGGCTGCGAGTTCGTCGATGTGGTCGAGCAACTGGCCATCGACCGTGCCAAGGAGCTGTTCGGTGCCGACTACGCCAACGTCCAGCCCCACGCCGGTTCCCAAGCCAACGCCGCTGTCTACCTGGCGCTGCTGTCGGCCGGTGACACCATCCTGGGCATGAGCCTGGCCCACGGCGGTCACCTGACCCACGGCGCCAGCGTTTCCTCCTCCGGCAAGCTGTACAACGCTATCCAGTACGGCATCGATGGCAATGGCCTGATCGACTACGACGAAGTCGAGCGCCTGGCTCTGGAACACAAGCCGAAGATGATCGTGGCCGGTTTCTCTGCCTACTCGCAGATCCTCGACTTCCCACGCTTCCGCGAAATCGCCGACAAGGTCGGTGCCTACCTGTTCGTGGACATGGCTCACGTTGCGGGCCTGGTCGCCGCCGGCGTCTACCCGAACCCGGTGCCATTCGCCGACGTGGTCACCACCACCACCCACAAAACCCTGCGCGGCCCACGTGGCGGCCTGATCCTGGCTCGCGCCAATGCCGACATCGAGAAGAAGCTGAACTCCGCTGTCTTCCCGGGTGCCCAGGGCGGCCCACTGGAACACGTGATCGCCGCCAAGGCGATCTGCTTCAAGGAAGCCCTGCAACCTGAGTTCAAGGCTTACCAACAGCAAGTGGTGAAAAACGCCAAGGCCATGGCCGGCGTGTTCATCGAACGCGGCTTCGACGTGGTCTCCGGCGGTACCGAGAACCACCTGTTCCTGCTGTCCCTGATCAAACAGGACATCTCCGGTAAAGACGCTGACGCGGCGCTGGGCAAGGCGTTCATCACCGTGAACAAGAACTCGGTGCCAAACGACCCACGCTCTCCGTTCGTTACCTCGGGCCTGCGCTTCGGCACCCCAGCCGTAACCACCCGCGGTTTCAAGGAAGCCGAGTGCAAGGAACTGGCCGGCTGGATCTGCGACATCCTGGCTGACCTGAACAACGAAGCTGTGATCGACGCTGTTCGTGAGAAGGTCAAGGCTATCTGCAAGAAGTTGCCGGTATACGGCGCTTAA